Proteins co-encoded in one Ruegeria sp. YS9 genomic window:
- a CDS encoding Xaa-Pro peptidase family protein codes for MRGFEPAELAARTERAQVMMNAAGLSALLLTTETDVRYFTGYLTRFWESPTRPWFLILPAAGKPVAVIPSIGASLMGQTWIDDIRTWSSPDLQDDGVSLLTDALTELTPANGRIGMPDGHETHARMPLSDIERLRNRLGSRCITGDHGILRQLRMVKSEVEIAKIETACSIAGRAFARVPEIARAGAPLDEVFRGFQILCLEEGADWVPYLAGGAEQGGYSDVISPASSSPLEDGDVLMLDTGLVWDGYFSDFDRNWSVGQASPDVKSAYARLIDASDAAFEIARPGATAAELFHAMNTVLTKASEGTDAGRLGHGLGMSLTEWPSLIPTDQTVLEPGMVLTLEPGIAVGDKILVHEENIVVTDKAPRFISPRIGPEMIEL; via the coding sequence ATGAGAGGGTTCGAGCCAGCAGAACTTGCCGCGCGTACCGAACGCGCACAGGTGATGATGAATGCCGCGGGCCTGTCGGCGCTGCTGCTGACCACGGAAACCGATGTGCGCTACTTTACCGGATACCTGACCAGATTCTGGGAAAGCCCGACCCGCCCTTGGTTCCTGATCCTGCCTGCGGCTGGCAAACCGGTCGCGGTCATCCCCTCGATCGGCGCCTCATTGATGGGGCAAACCTGGATCGACGACATCCGAACGTGGAGCTCACCCGACCTTCAGGATGACGGCGTCTCGCTTTTGACGGATGCCCTGACGGAACTGACGCCCGCCAACGGCCGTATCGGAATGCCCGATGGTCACGAGACGCACGCGCGTATGCCCCTGTCGGACATTGAACGCCTGCGAAACAGGCTCGGTTCGCGCTGCATCACCGGAGATCACGGTATTTTGCGCCAACTTCGCATGGTCAAGTCCGAGGTGGAAATCGCCAAAATCGAAACCGCATGCAGTATAGCCGGTCGGGCCTTCGCCCGCGTTCCCGAGATTGCTCGGGCAGGAGCGCCGTTGGACGAGGTTTTTCGCGGTTTCCAGATACTCTGTCTGGAAGAGGGTGCCGACTGGGTGCCGTATCTCGCAGGTGGGGCAGAGCAGGGCGGTTACTCTGACGTGATTTCGCCGGCGTCTTCGTCCCCCTTGGAGGATGGCGATGTACTGATGCTTGATACCGGCTTGGTCTGGGATGGTTACTTCAGTGACTTCGACCGCAACTGGTCGGTTGGCCAAGCAAGTCCCGACGTGAAATCTGCTTATGCCAGGCTGATAGACGCGTCAGATGCTGCATTCGAAATCGCCCGGCCCGGCGCAACGGCCGCAGAGTTGTTTCATGCCATGAACACGGTGCTGACCAAGGCATCCGAAGGCACGGATGCCGGTCGGCTGGGGCACGGGTTGGGCATGTCCTTGACTGAATGGCCGTCCCTCATCCCGACGGACCAGACCGTTCTTGAGCCTGGCATGGTGCTGACCCTGGAGCCTGGTATTGCGGTTGGTGACAAGATATTGGTTCACGAAGAAAACATCGTCGTAACAGACAAAGCCCCGCGCTTTATCAGCCCGCGTATCGGGCCGGAGATGATCGAGCTATGA